The following coding sequences are from one Schizosaccharomyces osmophilus chromosome 1, complete sequence window:
- the eme1 gene encoding Holliday junction resolvase subunit Eme1: MSKQNDIILIPSETDIEEQDTSSQHTKSPLAAKTNVIPVSETPQQNAPLETFVHSLFPSAFSDSDDLLPSPRNALGIPCESNSKSNHLPTPNFPSKTKKLLDTPSHPRDPIVLSSSPPSAVPQTSPLFALTPPSNLHVIENFQRENETLDFGSSPLRDKVVDSIALPDPPCNKTPCFQETILDAPHNTFAQKVSPKGLSNSLDSSLLCEQNLLQYSTLLNRYADSECPTHTLEKAQSCSKTSPGNQMKQMCKLPSPLAGSGFDDTKSSSSSSKPSSHENDRDASLFDLPTVDLASTTISRKRTLDALSTNNTADLTQSNDLKKLKKLKNIYSKSFQDSSNDYDNQEALHSTLRKSKTMGKVGLSKKKIEEAERKKNKELQKINKVKRTREECLSEMILSLSDADLSTVWGASVSETLNPFSCEFRTVKHQQKSTVFWKRKVNTYFDHSANRFEFVTEHVQNEPFSLYRTPCSDFVTKIADGILDDFVKSCKLQSPNSKLIIILEGVNSHFKNVKSDINRQYANAVNTGTRPLLFGSLSKFQTITKEVLESEVCRINVQHNVLLNYSNDEKETADWIISITSDIALSRYKQFSHLSARISLAEIGHVKSADRAENTLNFMLRQLLRVTPNISNAICDYFPSIPKLIQHLKANGEESLSNIMVTTAISERNLGIALSRRIYNTFLGRRSADDAP, from the exons ATgtcaaaacaaaacgatATCATCCTCATTCCTTCCGAAACAGACATTGAGGAGCAAGATACTTCTTCGCAGCATACAAAG AGTCCTCTCGCCGCAAAAACGAATGTGATCCCAGTTTCTGAAACGCCGCAGCAAAATGCACCGCTTGAAACATTCGTTCATTCACTTTT CCCCTCTGCTTTTTCCGACTCAGACGACTTGCTTCCTAGCCCCAGAAATGCTCTCGGCATTCCTTGCGAATCAAATTCCAAATCAAATCATCTTCCTACACCAAATTTCCCttccaaaacaaagaaattacTAGACACTCCTTCGCATCCTCGTGATCCTATCGTTCTATCCTCTTCTCCTCCATCCGCCGTGCCTCAGACAAGTCCCTTGTTTGCGCTTACTCCTCCATCTAATCTACACgttattgaaaattttcaaagagaaaacgaaaCTCTCGATTTTGGTTCTTCCCCTTTGCGTGACAAAGTCGTTGACTCCATAGCTCTTCCCGATCCCCCATGCAATAAGACGCCCTGTTTTCAAGAAACCATTTTGGACGCTCCTCACAATACGTTTGCTCAGAAAGTTTCTCCGAAAGGTTTGTCTAATTCCCTCGACAGTTCTCTTCTTTGTGAACAGAATTTACTTCAATATAGCACCCTTTTAAATCGCTATGCTGACTCGGAATGCCCAACCCACACTCTCGAAAAAGCTCAAAGTTGTTCTAAAACCTCTCCAGGAAACCAGATGAAACAAATGTGTAAATTGCCGAGTCCGCTGGCGGGCTCTGGTTTTGATGACACcaaatcttcttcgtcttcttctaaaCCCAGTTCTCACGAGAATGATCGGGATGCTTCACTGTTTGATTTGCCTACTGTGGATTTAGCCTCCACAACAATTTCTCGAAAACGCACTCTTGATGCACTGTCTACGAACAATACTGCAGACTTAACCCAGAGCAACGATCTaaaaaagctgaaaaaactgaaaaatatttactCAAAGAGTTTTCAAGATTCTTCGAATGATTACGATAATCAAGAAGCATTGCACAGTACTTTACggaaatcaaaaactaTGGGAAAAGTCGGtttatccaaaaagaaaattgagGAAGccgaaagaaagaagaataaagaaCTACAAAAGATTAATAAGGTTAAGAGAACTAGAGAAGAATGCTTATCCGAAATGATTTTATCGCTTTCTGATGCAGATTTATCTACTGTCTGGGGGGCTTCAGTCTCTGAAACCTTAAACcctttttcttgtgaatTCAGAACTGTGAAacatcaacaaaaaagcacggtgttttggaaaagaaaggtcAATACATACTTTGATCATTCTGCCAACCGGTTTGAATTTGTCACCGAACATGTACAAAACGAGCCATTTTCACTTTATCGAACCCCTTGTTCTGATTTCGTGACAAAAATTGCTGATGGCATACTGGATGATTTTGTTAAATCGTGCAAGCTTCAATCTCCAAACAGCAAACTCATAATCATATTAGAAGGAGTTAACAgtcatttcaaaaatgtcAAGTCTGATATTAATCGTCAGTATGCTAATGCGGTTAATACCGGTACAAGACCCTTGTTATTTGGCTCGCTTTCTAAATTTCAGACAATCACAAAGGAAGTTCTCGAAAGTGAAGTCTGCAGGATAAACGTTCAGCATAATGTACTACTAAACTATTCTAacgatgaaaaagaaactgcCGATTGGATCATATCCATTACCTCCGACATAGCTCTATCACGATATAAACAATTCTCCCATTTGTCTGCTAGGATTTCATTAGCGGAAATAGGGCATGTTAAATCAGCCGATCGAGCTGAGAATACGCTGAATTTTATGTTAAGGCAACTACTAAGAGTTACTCCCAACATTTCAAATGCTATCTGCGATTACTTTCCGTCCATTCCCAAGCTGATTCAACATCTGAAAGCAAATGGTGAAGAATCTTTGTCTAATATCATGGTTACTACGGCTATCAGCGAAAGGAATCTTGGAATAGCTTTATCCCGCCGGATCTATAACACGTTTTTGGGTAGAAGAAGTGCGGATGATGCCCCGTAG
- the gde1 gene encoding glycerophosphoryl diester phosphodiesterase Gde1 produces the protein MLTCSLQLALISEFADEYVDYNGIKQKIQFVASNPTSKNAYLQRAPDGSWPKGSPDEMLVANLEKVVNFFSTNISQLNAYISRLSNEDDLEITNHRSGSINETQERNKQIKDLDLRLQKLSSFAEWNKLAFEKLSANMDKHLGTDRETTFYERKVMKLDFANSAKIYETLLSLKALDSSQKKTDTLKKLEHISSKHPIKKDLLTYIQQDDVREIAETCINAPETVLIDILAATIVAAAKACMREVVGRMGLRSECLASALRRAVNNLDGPGHGVYCFLEVVKDICSVIYLEKDHLNSLLTRILSVERNSKGQTVMHSAAEAGFYTLCYEFCKIISSIPSAEPLNWMRPYWFDIMHDTPLTLAIRGNHVKVLHALLSCQDKSTPSTKPGPIPPLVLVCLVGDNAGMIKELLDAGFDANEHDAKGSSALHAAVRNHRSSCVEMLIKYGADQNTREAPFSWTPLMLASALGFSEIIKVLIQFGSSVDEIDASGWTAMEHAVVRGKMEVLDLLQTSVTLSDGPVNLDSLSVKSSGAEMRSRKRAMEIQPSSSIVILRLSGLTGRIRVTLEGEEAQYLSGKASSSVGSSKSSTADLPSTSLATNIQATSSESSMFREKSTSSSVVIDVPRSHFDNVGEVDFEDVVEPDEAIDDSVYMHYEATEEINVKSAVASPPYELVFATKNIDKTTVCIDALGHRSLKVIGRAYAQLSDFIPNLGKGMQSLKPLPSLTLLSSKGLKPIAKIHVDALVSTAPDKNILKLGSERVHGANSLESVSNFDRSTLEDHDESPATSKSPSESGKSNSVEVIGHRGLGKNQPDRLTLQLGENTVQSFIKAADLGASYVELDVQLTKDKVPVVYHDFAVNETGTDAQVHSLTLEQFLSVSHSPSDKKMADDLHEYSLKRRPRAYSSSVSRSSDTHLDLLNLLNSQEEPSNTKRKVYKGNALGHSICAPFNTLRDILEKVPQSVGLNVEFKYPMLSEAEEENLLPVAYDYNAFVDTILSVIQKYGGHRRYIFSSFNPDICILLSLKCSVPVLFLTEGGTAFRTDARAASLKDSMRFAAQWNLLGIVSACEPLIKTPRLIKAVKQLKLTCYTYGVLNNDTDNVRRQVRFGVDAVIVDNVLAVRKALNQNEN, from the coding sequence ATGCTAACATGCAGTCTCCAATTGGCCCTAATCTCAGAATTCGCTGATGAATATGTGGATTATAACGgaataaagcaaaaaatcCAATTTGTGGCTTCCAACCCCACAAGTAAGAACGCATATTTGCAGCGGGCTCCAGATGGTTCATGGCCTAAGGGTTCACCAGACGAGATGTTGGTTGCAAATCTAGAAAAAGTAGtcaattttttctctaCAAACATTTCTCAGCTCAATGCTTATATTTCTCGTCTCTCGAACGAGGATGATCTAGAAATAACCAATCATCGATCTGGTTCTATAAACGAAACTCAAGAGcgaaataaacaaataaaggATTTGGATTTACGATTacaaaaactttcttcttttgctgAATGGAACAAGTTggcatttgaaaaattgtCGGCCAACATGGACAAGCATCTTGGTACCGACCGCGAAACCACTTTTTACGAACGTAAAGTTATGAAGCTGGATTTTGCCAATTCGGCAAAAATTTACGAAACCCTACTCTCTTTGAAGGCATTGGACAGttctcaaaaaaagacagaTACCTTAAAAAAGCTAGAGCATATATCCTCGAAACATCCGATAAAGAAAGACTTGCTTACATACATTCAACAGGATGACGTTAGAGAGATTGCTGAAACCTGTATCAACGCTCCCGAAACCGTCTTGATTGATATACTTGCTGCTACTATTGTTGCTGCTGCTAAAGCTTGCATGAGAGAAGTCGTTGGAAGAATGGGACTTCGATCGGAATGTCTCGCTTCTGCTTTACGTCGTGCAGTGAATAACCTAGATGGTCCCGGTCATGGCGTGTACTGCTTTTTAGAAGTTGTCAAGGACATATGCTCTGTCATatatttagaaaaagacCATCTTAATTCTCTTTTAACACGAATCCTCTCTGTCGAGAGAAATAGCAAGGGGCAAACAGTCATGCACTCAGCTGCTGAAGCTGGCTTCTATACGTTATGTTAcgaattttgtaaaatcaTATCGTCCATCCCTTCAGCGGAACCTCTAAATTGGATGCGTCCTTATTGGTTTGACATTATGCATGATACCCCTTTAACCTTGGCTATTAGAGGCAACCATGTAAAAGTGTTGCATGCCCTTTTATCTTGTCAAGACAAAAGTACACCTTCAACCAAGCCCGGCCCAATACCTCCATTGGTATTGGTATGCTTGGTAGGAGACAACGCAGGAATGATCAAAGAACTCCTGGATGCCGGTTTCGATGCTAATGAGCACGATGCAAAAGGAAGTAGTGCTCTGCACGCTGCTGTTCGAAACCACCGCTCAAGTTGTGTAGAAATGCTGATAAAATACGGCGCAGATCAAAATACACGCGAGGCCCCCTTTTCATGGACGCCATTGATGCTTGCCAGTGCTCTCGGATTTTCAGAAATTATTAAGGTCCTTATTCAATTTGGCTCATCCGTTGATGAGATTGACGCTTCTGGTTGGACAGCAATGGAACATGCCGTTGTTCGTGGAAAAATGGAGGTACTCGATTTGTTGCAAACGTCTGTAACTTTGAGTGATGGTCCTGTGAATCTAGATTCTTTATCCGTAAAATCATCGGGAGCAGAGATGAGAAGCCGAAAACGAGCTATGGAGATTCAACCCTCTTCGTCTATTGTGATTTTGAGATTGAGTGGCTTAACCGGACGTATACGTGTCACACTTGAAGGTGAAGAAGCTCAATACCTCTCCGGTAAGGCATCGTCTTCTGTCGGTTCCTCCAAATCATCGACAGCTGATTTACCGTCTACTAGTCTTGCGACTAATATACAAGCAACTTCATCAGAATCATCTATGTTTCGTGAAAAGTCTACAAGCTCTAGTGTGGTTATTGATGTGCCTCGTTCGCATTTTGACAATGTTGGTGAGGttgattttgaagatgtGGTTGAACCGGATGAAGCAATTGACGACTCTGTCTATATGCATTATGAAGCTACCGAGGAGATAAACGTCAAATCCGCTGTTGCATCTCCTCCTTATGAGTTGGTTTTTGCCACGAAGAACATTGATAAAACCACTGTTTGTATTGACGCTTTAGGCCACAGGTCCTTGAAGGTAATTGGTAGAGCTTACGCTCAATTGAGCGACTTTATTCCAAATTTAGGTAAAGGTATGCAGTCATTAAAACCGCTCCCTTCCCTTACTTTGTTATCCAGTAAAGGACTAAAACCGATTGCGAAAATTCATGTCGATGCATTGGTGTCTACCGCTCCGGATAAAAATATTCTAAAGCTGGGTTCCGAACGCGTTCACGGTGCTAATTCCTTAGAGTCGGTCTCAAATTTTGATAGATCGACTTTAGAGGATCACGATGAATCACCTGCTACATCGAAATCGCCTTCGGAATCCGGGAAATCAAACAGCGTAGAGGTTATAGGGCACCGTGGATTAGGAAAAAATCAACCTGATCGTTTGACTTTACAACTCGGTGAAAACACAGTCCaatcttttataaaagcTGCTGATTTGGGTGCTTCCTACGTTGAGTTGGATGTTCAACTAACGAAAGATAAGGTTCCTGTTGTATACCACGATTTTGCCGTTAATGAAACAGGAACTGATGCTCAGGTTCATTCTTTAACCTTGGAACAGTTTTTATCAGTTTCGCATAGCCCATCTGACAAAAAAATGGCGGATGATCTCCATGAATACAGTCTTAAGCGTCGTCCTCGTGCGTATAGCTCTTCAGTATCAAGATCTTCAGATACTCATCtggatttattgaatttactGAATTCTCAAGAAGAGCCTTCGAATACGAAGCGTAAGGTTTATAAAGGAAACGCATTGGGACATAGCATTTGTGCTCCTTTTAATACTTTACGTGACATCTTGGAAAAGGTTCCTCAATCGGTAGGATTAAATGTTGAGTTTAAATATCCAATGCTGAGTGAGGCCGAGGAGGAGAATCTTTTACCTGTCGCATATGACTACAATGCGTTCGTGGATACTATTCTTTCCGTGATACAAAAGTATGGAGGTCATAGACGATACATTTTCTCTAGTTTCAATCCAGATATTTGTATCTTGTTGTCACTAAAATGCTCTGTACCTGTTCTGTTCTTAACAGAAGGTGGTACAGCTTTTCGAACTGATGCCAGAGCAGCCTCCCTTAAGGATTCTATGAGATTTGCTGCCCAATGGAATTTGCTTGGTATTGTAAGTGCTTGTGAGCCTTTGATCAAAACTCCACGGTTAATTAAAGCTGTAAAGCAATTGAAGTTGACTTGCTATACGTATGGTGTTTTAAACAACGACACAGACAATGTAAGACGCCAGGTCCGATTTGGTGTGGATGCCGTTATTGTCGATAATGTATTAGCGGTTAGAAAGGCACTTaaccaaaatgaaaactgA